A portion of the Micromonospora tarapacensis genome contains these proteins:
- a CDS encoding esterase-like activity of phytase family protein has protein sequence MPREPDAIVWVDDRYLATANEGDWRGGTRGWTVFDSRTGRVAWDAGNSFEWLAVRHGLHNEGRSENKGSEPEGLAVAEYGGTRYAFVGSERSNFVAVYDVSKPTAPVFRQVLPATNGPEGLLPVPSRGLLAVSSETDEADVGVRAAVTLYQLGKDTPGFPSIVSGPDATGAPIAWGALGALSADPRQPHLLHSVTDAAYAKTQIVTVDARKSPAVITRSLPVRDERGEPVGYDAEGIFARPQGGYWLAVEGASGPENRLVRLDAAGVTRQVVPLPADVAAGLGKQGFEGVTATTDRRGREIVWAVLQREAATDPAGVVRIGRYDVAAGSWSWFGYRLERTSVAGDWIGLSEITVVGNRLALIERDKLNGPAARIKRIYTVRLPAGPATPGPLRVLPKRLALDVLPALRAANGWTQEKLEGLTVAGNGQVYAVTDNDGVQDATGETVLLRLGPSAKVFGRR, from the coding sequence GTGCCGCGCGAGCCGGACGCGATCGTCTGGGTCGACGACCGATACCTGGCCACCGCGAACGAGGGTGACTGGCGGGGCGGCACCCGGGGCTGGACGGTCTTCGACAGCCGCACCGGCCGGGTCGCCTGGGACGCCGGCAACAGCTTCGAGTGGCTGGCCGTCCGGCACGGCCTGCACAACGAGGGCCGGTCGGAGAACAAGGGCAGCGAGCCCGAGGGGTTGGCCGTCGCCGAGTACGGCGGCACCCGCTACGCCTTCGTCGGCTCGGAGCGCAGCAACTTCGTCGCCGTCTACGATGTGAGCAAGCCGACCGCCCCGGTGTTCAGGCAGGTGCTGCCGGCCACCAACGGGCCTGAGGGGCTGCTGCCCGTCCCGTCGCGTGGGCTGCTCGCCGTCTCCAGCGAGACCGACGAGGCCGACGTCGGCGTCCGGGCCGCGGTGACGCTGTATCAGCTCGGCAAGGACACGCCCGGCTTCCCGAGCATCGTCTCCGGCCCGGACGCCACCGGCGCGCCGATCGCCTGGGGTGCGCTCGGCGCCCTCTCGGCCGACCCGAGGCAGCCGCATCTGCTGCACAGCGTGACCGACGCGGCGTACGCCAAGACCCAGATCGTCACCGTCGACGCCCGCAAGAGCCCGGCGGTGATCACCAGGTCGCTACCGGTCCGCGACGAGCGGGGCGAGCCGGTCGGCTACGACGCGGAGGGGATCTTCGCCCGTCCGCAGGGCGGCTACTGGCTGGCGGTCGAGGGTGCCAGCGGCCCGGAGAACAGGCTGGTCCGGCTGGACGCCGCCGGGGTGACCCGGCAGGTCGTGCCGCTGCCCGCCGACGTCGCCGCCGGCCTCGGCAAGCAGGGCTTCGAGGGGGTCACCGCGACCACCGACAGGCGCGGCCGGGAGATCGTCTGGGCGGTGCTCCAGCGCGAGGCCGCCACCGACCCGGCGGGCGTGGTCCGGATCGGCCGGTACGACGTGGCCGCCGGCTCGTGGAGCTGGTTCGGGTACCGGTTGGAGCGGACCAGCGTCGCTGGTGACTGGATCGGGCTCTCCGAGATAACCGTGGTCGGCAACCGGCTCGCGCTGATCGAGCGGGACAAGCTGAACGGTCCGGCCGCCAGGATCAAGCGGATCTACACGGTGCGGCTGCCGGCCGGCCCGGCCACGCCCGGCCCGCTGCGGGTACTGCCGAAGCGGCTCGCCCTGGACGTCCTGCCGGCGCTGCGCGCCGCCAACGGCTGGACCCAGGAGAAGCTGGAGGGGTTGACCGTGGCCGGCAACGGCCAGGTGTACGCGGTCACCGACAACGACGGCGTGCAGGACGCCACCGGCGAGACGGTGCTGCTGCGCCTCGGCCCGAGCGCGAAGGTCTTCGGCCGCCGCTGA
- a CDS encoding GntR family transcriptional regulator produces MRSTPRPAGPARAAPALNPPGSQLPSGRVLADEYDVSQSTISRAVARLRQQGVLVGRPGRGVFVTESNRH; encoded by the coding sequence CTGAGATCGACTCCGAGGCCGGCCGGTCCCGCCCGAGCGGCACCAGCCCTCAATCCGCCCGGCTCTCAACTGCCCTCAGGGCGGGTGTTGGCGGACGAGTACGACGTCTCGCAGTCCACGATCAGCCGGGCCGTGGCTCGGCTGCGACAGCAGGGTGTGCTGGTTGGCCGCCCGGGGCGCGGAGTCTTCGTCACTGAGTCCAACCGCCACTGA
- a CDS encoding TIGR03089 family protein — translation MHSAAPVLSFVGLAGRDQPLLTYLDHRTGHRQQLTAAELGGWSARAAGLLRDGCGLVPGSRVAVLLPPHWRTAAVLLGAWSVGMAVSFRPRATAGLPVLEPGGDRPYDAVLVTPERLDDWLEDVPDGLHRYLVGTGSQPLADVPAGWLDWSVEVLRHAVAPSDRPVLHTNDAASPDGTSYAEWGSIARAVAEQLDLRVGDRLLVDVAEHDQPLKWLLAPLSAGASVVLCANLDPAERDAVIAAEQVTRVL, via the coding sequence ATGCATTCTGCCGCGCCCGTGCTGTCCTTCGTCGGCCTCGCCGGGCGGGACCAGCCGCTGCTGACCTATCTTGACCATCGGACCGGGCATCGTCAGCAGTTGACCGCCGCCGAGTTGGGCGGGTGGTCGGCGCGGGCCGCCGGCCTGCTGCGCGACGGGTGTGGGCTGGTGCCGGGCAGCCGGGTGGCGGTGCTGTTGCCGCCGCACTGGCGTACCGCCGCGGTGCTGCTCGGTGCCTGGTCGGTCGGGATGGCGGTGTCGTTCCGGCCGCGCGCCACCGCCGGGCTGCCGGTGCTGGAGCCGGGCGGCGACCGGCCGTACGACGCGGTCCTGGTCACCCCGGAGCGGCTCGACGACTGGCTGGAGGACGTGCCGGACGGGCTGCACCGCTACCTCGTCGGCACCGGATCGCAGCCGTTGGCCGACGTGCCGGCCGGCTGGCTCGACTGGTCGGTGGAAGTGCTGCGGCACGCCGTCGCCCCGAGCGACCGACCCGTGCTGCACACAAACGACGCGGCCAGCCCGGACGGCACCAGCTACGCCGAATGGGGTTCGATCGCCAGGGCGGTGGCCGAGCAGCTCGACCTGCGGGTCGGTGACCGGCTGCTGGTCGACGTCGCCGAGCATGACCAGCCGCTGAAGTGGCTGCTCGCCCCGCTGTCGGCCGGGGCCTCCGTGGTGCTCTGTGCCAACCTCGACCCGGCGGAGCGGGACGCGGTGATCGCCGCCGAACAGGTGACGCGAGTCCTCTGA
- the ligD gene encoding non-homologous end-joining DNA ligase — translation MPADRFPVEVQGRTLELSNLDKVLYPAAGFTKGEVIDYYTRVAPVLLPHLQDRALTRIRYPNGVAGNSFFEKNAPAATPSWVRVETLPAPGSTKGRETIDYVVADDLPTLVWLANLAALELHTPQWKIGAHPDLMVVDLDPGPPATLRQCCEVALPLRDRLAADGVDAYPKTSGKKGMQLCCPISGDRPADEVSAYARRIAQELEREHPKLIVSKMAKNLRPGKVFIDWSQNNAAKTTVAPYSLRAEQIPSVSTPLTWDEVEAGAAGQRPSARPYPAGEVLDRIEQHGDLLAPLLHGGPPLPV, via the coding sequence ATGCCAGCTGACCGGTTCCCGGTGGAGGTTCAGGGCCGCACGCTCGAACTGTCCAACCTCGACAAGGTGCTCTACCCGGCGGCCGGCTTCACCAAGGGCGAGGTGATCGACTACTACACCCGGGTCGCGCCGGTGCTGCTGCCGCACCTGCAAGACCGGGCGCTCACCCGGATCCGCTACCCCAACGGCGTGGCGGGCAACTCGTTCTTCGAGAAGAACGCTCCCGCCGCCACCCCGTCCTGGGTGCGCGTCGAGACGCTGCCCGCGCCCGGCTCCACCAAGGGCCGGGAGACCATCGACTACGTGGTCGCCGACGACCTGCCCACCCTGGTCTGGCTGGCCAACCTGGCCGCCCTGGAACTGCACACCCCGCAGTGGAAGATCGGTGCGCACCCGGACCTGATGGTGGTCGACCTGGACCCGGGGCCGCCGGCCACCCTGCGGCAGTGCTGCGAGGTGGCGTTGCCTCTGCGTGACCGGCTCGCCGCCGACGGCGTGGACGCCTACCCGAAGACCTCCGGCAAGAAGGGCATGCAGCTCTGCTGCCCGATCTCCGGCGACCGACCCGCCGACGAGGTGTCGGCGTACGCACGACGGATCGCCCAGGAACTCGAACGCGAACACCCGAAGCTGATCGTGTCGAAGATGGCGAAGAACCTGCGACCCGGCAAGGTGTTCATCGACTGGAGCCAGAACAACGCGGCGAAGACGACGGTGGCGCCGTACTCGCTGCGCGCCGAGCAGATCCCGTCGGTGTCGACGCCGCTGACCTGGGACGAGGTCGAGGCTGGCGCGGCGGGGCAGCGGCCGTCGGCCCGGCCGTACCCGGCCGGCGAGGTGCTCGACCGGATCGAACAGCACGGCGACCTGCTCGCCCCGCTGCTCCACGGCGGCCCCCCACTCCCGGTGTAA
- the ligD gene encoding non-homologous end-joining DNA ligase: protein MSGAPLKPMLAMTGPLPAGAGWAYEFKWDGVRALADIAAGRQRLFARSGVEITTAYPELIPLGEQVDDALLDGEVVLFDQAGRPSFTALAERMHVRNPVKAARLAATVPVTYMIFDVLRLRGEDLTGWPYARRREALDALGLGAARWAVPPVFFDGPATYSAAGEHGLEGVLAKRVESAYRPGVRSPDWVKVKLEVTGDFVVGGWRPGARKIGGLLVGVPGAGGRLVYRGRVGGGIGAALERELLRELEPLRATTSPFGGDVPREDARGAIWVTPRVVVEVKYGQRTPDGRLRFPRILRVRPDKPAEEVDDAS from the coding sequence GTGTCCGGCGCGCCGCTCAAGCCGATGCTCGCGATGACCGGGCCGCTCCCGGCCGGTGCCGGCTGGGCGTACGAGTTCAAGTGGGACGGGGTACGCGCGCTGGCCGACATCGCCGCCGGACGGCAACGCCTGTTCGCCCGCTCCGGCGTCGAGATCACCACCGCGTATCCCGAGTTGATTCCGCTCGGCGAGCAGGTCGACGACGCGCTGCTCGACGGCGAGGTGGTCCTCTTCGACCAGGCCGGGCGGCCGTCCTTCACCGCCCTGGCCGAGCGGATGCACGTGCGGAACCCGGTGAAGGCGGCCCGGCTGGCGGCCACCGTCCCGGTCACGTACATGATCTTCGACGTGTTGCGGCTGCGTGGCGAGGACCTCACCGGCTGGCCGTACGCCCGGCGTCGGGAGGCCCTCGACGCCCTCGGGCTGGGCGCGGCGCGGTGGGCGGTGCCCCCGGTCTTCTTCGACGGCCCGGCCACCTACTCGGCCGCCGGCGAACACGGCCTCGAAGGGGTGCTGGCCAAGCGGGTCGAGTCGGCCTACCGGCCCGGGGTGCGCTCACCGGACTGGGTGAAGGTCAAGCTGGAGGTGACGGGTGACTTCGTGGTCGGTGGCTGGCGGCCCGGTGCGCGGAAGATCGGCGGGCTGCTGGTCGGGGTGCCCGGCGCCGGCGGGCGGCTCGTCTACCGGGGGCGGGTCGGCGGCGGGATCGGCGCCGCTCTCGAACGGGAGCTGCTGCGCGAGCTGGAACCGCTGCGCGCCACCACCTCGCCGTTTGGTGGCGACGTGCCCCGCGAGGATGCCCGGGGCGCCATCTGGGTAACCCCCCGCGTGGTGGTGGAGGTCAAGTACGGCCAGCGCACCCCCGACGGGCGACTGCGGTTCCCCCGGATCCTGCGGGTCCGGCCGGACAAACCGGCCGAGGAGGTCGACGATGCCAGCTGA
- the ku gene encoding non-homologous end joining protein Ku, with protein MRAIWKGAVSFGLVSIGVKLYSATEEKDIRFHQVHREDGGRIRYKRTCQVCGEEVSYDDIAKGYDIGGGEMVILTDEDFADLPLTTSHAIDVLEFVPAEQVDPILYNKAYFLEPEGTATKPYLLLRDALTDSERVAIVKVALRQREQLATLRVREGVLLLNTMLWPDEIRKPDFGFLDEDLKVRPPELAMATSLIDSMAGEFHPDEFTDDYRAALQEVIDAKVEGREVVQPEEVEEAPAAAVDLMAALKASVERARAARGEAATGGGAEPTPISSARSAQQKGAAKKAARAPAKKAPAKKTPAKKTAAKKTAEKTAEKKATKTAKKTTPRRSA; from the coding sequence ATGCGAGCCATCTGGAAGGGAGCCGTGTCGTTCGGGCTGGTCTCGATCGGGGTCAAGCTGTACTCGGCGACCGAGGAAAAGGACATCCGGTTCCATCAGGTGCACCGGGAAGACGGTGGGCGGATCCGGTACAAGCGCACCTGCCAGGTCTGCGGCGAGGAGGTCAGCTACGACGACATCGCCAAGGGCTACGACATCGGCGGCGGGGAAATGGTGATCCTGACCGACGAGGACTTCGCCGACCTGCCGTTGACCACGTCCCACGCGATCGACGTGCTGGAGTTCGTCCCGGCCGAACAGGTCGACCCGATCCTCTACAACAAGGCGTACTTCCTGGAGCCGGAGGGGACGGCGACCAAACCGTACCTGCTGCTCCGGGACGCGCTGACCGACTCGGAGCGGGTGGCGATCGTCAAGGTGGCGCTGCGCCAGCGGGAGCAGCTGGCCACGCTGCGGGTCCGCGAGGGCGTGCTGCTGCTGAACACCATGCTCTGGCCGGACGAGATCCGGAAGCCGGACTTCGGCTTCCTCGACGAGGACCTGAAGGTCCGGCCGCCGGAACTGGCCATGGCCACCTCCCTGATCGACTCGATGGCCGGGGAATTCCACCCGGACGAGTTCACCGACGACTACCGGGCGGCGTTGCAGGAGGTCATCGACGCGAAGGTGGAGGGCCGCGAGGTGGTCCAGCCGGAGGAGGTCGAGGAGGCTCCGGCCGCTGCGGTGGACCTGATGGCCGCGCTCAAGGCGTCCGTGGAGCGGGCGCGGGCGGCTCGGGGTGAGGCGGCGACCGGTGGTGGCGCCGAGCCGACCCCGATCTCGTCGGCGCGCTCGGCCCAGCAGAAGGGGGCGGCGAAGAAGGCGGCCAGGGCTCCGGCCAAGAAGGCCCCCGCGAAGAAGACCCCCGCGAAGAAGACCGCCGCGAAGAAGACCGCCGAGAAGACTGCGGAGAAGAAGGCCACCAAGACCGCCAAGAAGACCACCCCGCGCAGGTCCGCCTGA
- a CDS encoding FKBP-type peptidyl-prolyl cis-trans isomerase: protein MSEQETKARRRLAEQLAAQKAAEAKRRRQAWAGAFAGVAVVAVLITVFVIVGRGGEDAPKQAAGTPSNSAEAPADPGAPPAPQLPEGADPALGSKPTVAAGEGELTKLTVTTLIEGTGPKVEAGQSITTNYVGVFFENGEEFDSSWERGEPATFPIGVGQVIPGWDKGLVGVTVGSRVQLDIPAEDAYGDGEGGRPGGPLRFVVDVLAAQ, encoded by the coding sequence GTGAGCGAGCAGGAGACCAAGGCACGGCGGCGGCTGGCCGAGCAGTTGGCCGCCCAGAAGGCGGCCGAGGCCAAGCGTCGCCGACAGGCCTGGGCCGGCGCGTTCGCCGGCGTCGCCGTGGTGGCGGTGCTGATCACGGTCTTCGTGATCGTCGGCCGGGGTGGCGAGGACGCTCCCAAGCAGGCCGCCGGCACACCGTCCAACTCCGCGGAGGCCCCGGCCGACCCGGGTGCGCCGCCCGCACCGCAGTTGCCCGAGGGCGCCGACCCGGCGCTGGGCAGCAAGCCGACCGTCGCCGCGGGCGAGGGCGAGCTGACCAAGCTCACCGTGACCACCCTGATCGAGGGCACCGGGCCGAAGGTCGAGGCCGGCCAGTCGATCACCACCAACTACGTCGGGGTGTTCTTCGAGAACGGCGAGGAGTTCGACTCCTCCTGGGAGCGGGGCGAGCCGGCCACCTTCCCGATCGGGGTCGGGCAGGTCATCCCGGGTTGGGACAAGGGTCTGGTCGGGGTGACCGTGGGCAGTCGGGTGCAGCTCGACATCCCGGCCGAGGACGCGTACGGCGACGGCGAGGGTGGCCGGCCGGGTGGCCCGCTGCGCTTCGTGGTGGACGTCCTCGCCGCCCAGTGA
- a CDS encoding HAD family hydrolase, whose product MDAVVFDLDGVIVDSEPVWEEVRRAYVADHGGTWQADTQRRLMGMSTGEWAGYLSAELGVRRTAEQVAAEVVEEMTRRYAARVPVIDGAVEVVRRLAARWPLGLASSSPTRLITAALAATELTGTFRTTLSTEETARGKPAPDVYLTVARRLGVDPARCVAVEDSSNGVRSAAAAGMAVVAVPHGSYPLDPDAERLVATVLGSIDELTPEVVDRLA is encoded by the coding sequence GTGGATGCGGTGGTTTTTGACCTTGACGGCGTGATCGTGGATTCCGAGCCGGTCTGGGAGGAGGTTCGCCGGGCGTACGTGGCCGATCACGGCGGCACCTGGCAGGCCGACACCCAGCGCCGGCTGATGGGGATGAGCACCGGAGAGTGGGCCGGATACCTCAGCGCCGAGCTGGGGGTGCGGCGCACCGCCGAGCAGGTCGCCGCCGAGGTGGTCGAGGAGATGACCCGGCGGTACGCGGCCCGCGTACCGGTGATCGACGGTGCGGTCGAGGTGGTGCGCCGGCTGGCCGCGCGGTGGCCGCTGGGGCTGGCCAGTTCGTCGCCGACCCGGTTGATCACGGCGGCGCTCGCCGCCACCGAGCTGACCGGCACGTTCCGCACCACGCTGTCCACCGAGGAGACCGCGCGCGGCAAGCCGGCGCCGGACGTCTACCTGACCGTCGCGCGGCGGCTCGGCGTCGACCCGGCGCGTTGCGTGGCGGTGGAGGACTCCTCCAACGGGGTCCGGTCCGCGGCCGCCGCCGGGATGGCCGTGGTGGCGGTCCCGCACGGGTCGTACCCGCTGGATCCGGACGCGGAGCGGCTGGTGGCGACGGTGCTGGGCTCGATCGACGAGCTGACCCCGGAGGTCGTGGACCGGCTCGCCTGA
- a CDS encoding NADPH:quinone reductase, with product MKAIVYERAGDPSVLQLVDRPVPEPGRGEALVRVAVSGVNPTDWKARRQGALPAGWQTPGQDGAGVVEAVGEGVDRELIGERVWLWEAAWQRPWGTAAEYSVVPVRQAVRLGDASFELGACLGIPFLTAHRCLTAGEYLPDSLRPGALSDHTVLVQGGAGAVGNAAIQLAAWADACVIATVSSAEKAQLAAAAGASVVINYREQDVVEEVRKVAPDGVHGIVEVSPARNAATDVRLLRTGGVVCVYADDGGDEVTLPVRPLMAPNARWQFVLVYTMPKAAKAQAVVDVAAAAAQGGVRVGEEAGLPLHRYPLSATVAAHRAVEDSVVGKVLVSTDG from the coding sequence ATGAAGGCGATCGTGTACGAGCGCGCCGGTGATCCCTCGGTGCTCCAGTTGGTCGATCGACCGGTGCCGGAACCCGGTAGGGGTGAGGCGCTGGTGCGGGTCGCGGTGTCCGGGGTGAACCCGACGGATTGGAAGGCACGCCGGCAGGGGGCGTTGCCGGCCGGCTGGCAGACGCCCGGCCAGGACGGCGCCGGGGTGGTCGAGGCGGTCGGCGAGGGGGTCGACCGGGAGCTGATCGGCGAGCGGGTGTGGCTCTGGGAGGCTGCCTGGCAACGACCGTGGGGCACCGCCGCCGAGTACAGCGTGGTGCCGGTCCGCCAGGCGGTACGCCTCGGCGACGCCTCCTTCGAGTTGGGCGCCTGCCTGGGCATCCCGTTCCTGACCGCGCACCGGTGCCTGACCGCCGGGGAGTACCTGCCCGACAGCCTGCGCCCGGGTGCGTTGAGCGATCACACGGTGCTGGTGCAGGGCGGCGCCGGTGCGGTGGGCAATGCGGCGATCCAGCTGGCGGCGTGGGCCGACGCCTGCGTGATAGCCACGGTGAGCAGCGCGGAGAAGGCCCAGTTGGCCGCGGCGGCCGGCGCCTCCGTGGTGATCAACTATCGGGAGCAGGACGTGGTGGAGGAGGTCCGCAAGGTCGCGCCCGACGGGGTCCACGGCATCGTGGAGGTGTCCCCCGCCCGTAACGCGGCTACCGACGTCCGGCTGCTGCGCACCGGCGGGGTGGTCTGCGTCTACGCCGACGACGGCGGCGACGAGGTGACGCTGCCGGTCCGCCCCCTGATGGCGCCCAACGCCCGCTGGCAGTTCGTGCTGGTGTACACGATGCCGAAGGCGGCGAAGGCGCAGGCGGTGGTGGACGTCGCGGCAGCCGCCGCGCAGGGCGGTGTCCGGGTGGGTGAGGAGGCCGGCCTGCCGCTGCACCGTTATCCGCTGTCGGCGACCGTCGCCGCGCACCGGGCGGTGGAGGATTCCGTGGTGGGGAAGGTGCTGGTCAGCACCGACGGGTAG
- a CDS encoding NUDIX domain-containing protein: MSISWADSYVGQLRALAGNRTLMFVGARAVVRDNSARILLIRRSDNGQWAMPAGAMELGESIADCAVREVREETGLRALRVSAFALYTGPDRTHTNMYGHTYQIFTTAFRVEEWDGRLARVTDETIDAGFFHRDAMPQPLSGSVPETLADLDVFEQTNRLILK, encoded by the coding sequence GTGAGCATCTCCTGGGCCGACTCGTACGTCGGGCAGCTGCGTGCCCTGGCCGGCAACCGGACGCTGATGTTCGTCGGCGCGCGGGCCGTGGTCCGCGACAACTCGGCGCGCATCCTGCTGATCCGCCGCTCGGACAACGGGCAGTGGGCGATGCCCGCCGGTGCGATGGAACTGGGCGAGTCGATCGCCGACTGCGCCGTGCGGGAGGTGCGCGAGGAGACCGGGTTACGGGCCCTGCGGGTGAGCGCCTTCGCGCTCTACACCGGCCCGGACCGCACCCACACCAACATGTACGGCCACACGTACCAGATCTTCACCACGGCGTTCCGGGTCGAGGAGTGGGACGGCCGGCTGGCCCGGGTCACCGACGAGACCATCGACGCCGGCTTCTTCCACCGCGACGCGATGCCGCAACCGCTCTCCGGCAGCGTTCCGGAGACCCTGGCCGACCTGGACGTCTTCGAACAGACCAACCGCCTGATCCTGAAGTGA
- a CDS encoding MDR family MFS transporter: MTTEGHPAQVLGKGQIRLLMFGLMTGMLLAALDQTIVGTALPTIVGELGGISHYSWVVTAYLLASTASTPLYGKMADLYGRRPVFLFSIGTFLVGSLLAGLSQDMTQLIITRGVQGVGAGGLITLAFTIISDVVSPRERGRYQGVFGAVFGIASVAGPLVGGYFAETNWRWIFYINVPLAILAIVVCSRVMRSVPFTRRDHAIDWLGAMLLVAGVSCLLLALSWGGNTYPWGSGVVIGLLAAGAVLGVLFVLQERRVAEPILPLRLFRSLTFALANSAGFVLGLVMFGSIIFIPLYLQIVKGASPTRSGLLMLPMMAGIIVTSVLTGRAMSRIGRYKWFPVTGSAVLLVGMLLFTRLRVDTSLWMAFAFMAVIGVGLGLCMQSLVLAVQNAVSMRDLGAATSSATFFRSLGGSFGVAILGAVLSSRLAAEMADRLPGAVAQLTPEQRATTGATGGAGVSVNDPATILALPAPVRAAVQAAFVESLHLVFLTTGLIAIVAVLVTLALPNETLRGAGPQGATGGTDGLGGEAPAPGGKPLDRESKPEAAAEMEARSQTML; encoded by the coding sequence ATGACGACCGAAGGCCATCCGGCACAGGTGTTGGGCAAGGGGCAGATCCGCCTGCTGATGTTCGGTCTGATGACCGGGATGCTGCTGGCCGCACTCGACCAGACCATCGTCGGGACCGCCCTGCCGACCATCGTCGGCGAACTGGGCGGCATCAGCCACTACTCGTGGGTCGTGACGGCGTACCTGCTCGCCTCGACCGCCTCGACCCCGCTCTACGGCAAGATGGCCGACCTGTACGGGCGCCGCCCGGTGTTCCTCTTCTCCATCGGGACGTTCCTGGTCGGTTCGCTGCTGGCCGGGCTGTCCCAGGACATGACGCAGCTGATCATCACTCGTGGGGTGCAGGGCGTCGGCGCGGGCGGCCTGATCACCCTGGCCTTCACCATCATCTCGGACGTGGTCTCGCCCCGGGAGCGGGGCCGGTACCAGGGTGTCTTCGGTGCGGTGTTCGGGATCGCCTCGGTGGCCGGGCCGCTGGTCGGCGGCTACTTCGCCGAGACCAACTGGCGCTGGATCTTCTACATCAACGTGCCGCTGGCGATCCTGGCCATCGTGGTCTGCTCGCGGGTGATGCGGTCGGTGCCGTTCACCCGCCGCGACCACGCGATCGACTGGCTCGGCGCGATGCTGCTGGTCGCCGGGGTGAGCTGCCTGCTGCTCGCGTTGAGTTGGGGCGGCAACACCTACCCCTGGGGCTCCGGGGTGGTCATCGGGCTGCTCGCCGCCGGAGCGGTGCTGGGGGTGCTCTTCGTGCTCCAGGAGCGCCGGGTAGCCGAACCGATCCTGCCGCTGCGTCTGTTCCGCAGCCTGACCTTCGCCCTGGCCAACAGCGCCGGTTTCGTGCTCGGTCTGGTGATGTTCGGGTCGATCATCTTCATCCCGCTCTACCTTCAGATCGTCAAGGGCGCCTCACCGACTCGCAGCGGTCTGCTGATGCTGCCGATGATGGCCGGCATCATCGTGACCTCCGTGCTCACCGGACGGGCGATGAGCCGCATCGGCCGCTACAAATGGTTCCCGGTGACCGGATCGGCCGTGCTGTTGGTCGGGATGCTGCTGTTCACCCGGTTGCGGGTGGACACCTCGCTCTGGATGGCGTTCGCGTTCATGGCGGTGATCGGCGTCGGGCTGGGGCTGTGCATGCAGTCGCTCGTCCTCGCCGTGCAGAACGCGGTCTCGATGCGGGATCTGGGCGCCGCCACCTCGTCGGCGACCTTCTTCCGGTCGCTCGGCGGGTCCTTCGGGGTGGCGATCCTCGGCGCGGTGCTCTCCTCGCGGCTCGCCGCCGAGATGGCCGACCGGCTGCCGGGCGCCGTCGCCCAGCTGACCCCGGAGCAACGCGCCACCACGGGTGCCACCGGCGGCGCGGGTGTCTCGGTCAACGACCCGGCGACCATCCTGGCCCTGCCGGCCCCGGTGCGCGCCGCCGTCCAGGCGGCCTTCGTCGAGTCGCTGCACCTGGTCTTCCTGACCACCGGACTGATCGCGATCGTGGCGGTGCTGGTCACCCTGGCCCTGCCGAACGAGACGCTGCGCGGTGCCGGTCCGCAGGGCGCCACCGGCGGCACCGACGGTCTCGGCGGCGAGGCGCCCGCGCCCGGCGGCAAGCCGCTCGACCGCGAGTCGAAGCCGGAGGCCGCCGCCGAGATGGAGGCCAGGTCCCAGACGATGCTCTGA
- a CDS encoding type 1 glutamine amidotransferase domain-containing protein, which translates to MAATLQGKRVAFLATDGVEEVEYVQPRQAVEQAGATAELVSIKPGKITSFDHLDPSTTYEVDVGAADADPDRYDALVLPGGVANPDLLRTDPDAVRFVRSFFDAGKPVGVICHGPWTLVEADVVRGRRMTSWPSLRTDLVNAGADWVDEPVVTDNGLVSSRKPDDLPAFCAKIVEEFAEGRH; encoded by the coding sequence ATGGCAGCCACGTTGCAGGGCAAACGAGTCGCCTTCCTGGCCACCGACGGCGTGGAGGAGGTCGAGTACGTCCAGCCGCGGCAGGCCGTCGAGCAGGCCGGCGCGACGGCCGAGCTGGTGTCGATCAAGCCTGGGAAGATCACCTCCTTCGACCACCTGGACCCGTCCACCACGTACGAGGTGGATGTCGGCGCGGCCGACGCGGACCCCGACCGGTACGACGCGCTGGTGCTGCCCGGCGGGGTGGCCAACCCGGACCTCCTGCGCACCGATCCGGACGCCGTGCGGTTCGTCCGGTCGTTCTTCGACGCGGGCAAGCCGGTCGGGGTGATCTGCCACGGTCCGTGGACGCTGGTGGAGGCGGACGTGGTGCGGGGCCGCCGGATGACCAGTTGGCCGAGCCTGCGCACCGATCTGGTCAACGCCGGTGCCGACTGGGTCGACGAGCCGGTCGTGACCGACAACGGCCTGGTCAGCAGCCGCAAGCCGGACGATCTGCCGGCCTTCTGCGCCAAGATCGTCGAGGAGTTCGCCGAGGGCCGGCACTGA